In Phreatobacter stygius, a genomic segment contains:
- a CDS encoding NADH-quinone oxidoreductase subunit J, whose protein sequence is MAQGFFLLFAAASVIAALTVVLARNPVHSALALMACFLQISAIFVLLEAPLLAVIQIFVYVGAIMVLFVFVIMMIDVREAVLQRFLPGGNLPALVLLVLLGVEMLVLVLWSDRFSVTEPVAMRSGDQIRQLSTTLFTDYLLPFEAASVILLVAVVGAIVLAQKEPR, encoded by the coding sequence ATGGCTCAGGGGTTCTTTCTTCTGTTCGCTGCGGCGTCGGTGATCGCGGCTCTGACGGTGGTCCTGGCGCGTAATCCGGTGCACAGCGCATTGGCGCTGATGGCGTGTTTCCTGCAGATCTCGGCAATCTTCGTTCTGCTCGAGGCGCCGTTGCTCGCGGTCATCCAGATCTTCGTCTATGTCGGCGCGATCATGGTCCTGTTCGTATTTGTGATCATGATGATCGACGTGCGCGAAGCGGTGTTGCAACGGTTCTTGCCGGGCGGCAACCTGCCGGCCCTGGTGCTGCTCGTCCTGCTTGGCGTCGAGATGCTCGTGCTGGTGCTCTGGAGCGACCGCTTTTCGGTCACGGAGCCCGTCGCCATGCGCTCCGGCGATCAGATCAGGCAGCTCAGCACGACGTTGTTCACCGACTATCTCCTGCCATTTGAAGCCGCCTCCGTCATCCTGCTGGTGGCCGTGGTCGGCGCCATCGTGCTGGCGCAGAAGGAGCCGAGGTGA
- a CDS encoding CGNR zinc finger domain-containing protein, with product MTHWRTDDLVGGDVILDFVNTVGDTGKSREMERLASWPDAVGWAGFVGLIDPAEAGGLRAAGDGTAALAGLRALRETVYAVLSARAAGVDPDDGSLKAVEAAIRETLAVSRLSSDGGTAVWRLMPAPCDPDLIRHRLALRLLHLLGGPELPRLRECTRCPWLFLDHGRGRGRSWCRMSTCGNRAKAERYRASRV from the coding sequence GTGACGCATTGGCGGACAGACGATCTCGTCGGCGGCGACGTGATCCTCGATTTCGTGAACACGGTCGGCGACACCGGCAAGAGCCGGGAGATGGAACGGCTGGCGTCCTGGCCGGACGCCGTCGGCTGGGCCGGCTTCGTCGGTCTCATCGACCCGGCCGAGGCTGGGGGCTTGCGTGCCGCCGGGGACGGGACCGCGGCGCTGGCCGGCTTGAGGGCCTTGCGCGAGACCGTCTATGCGGTCTTGAGCGCCCGGGCGGCGGGAGTGGACCCGGATGACGGCTCGCTCAAGGCCGTGGAAGCCGCCATTCGGGAGACCCTGGCGGTGTCGCGCCTGTCGAGCGACGGCGGCACGGCGGTCTGGCGGCTGATGCCGGCGCCTTGCGACCCCGACCTCATACGTCACCGCCTGGCGTTGCGGCTGCTGCACCTGCTGGGCGGGCCGGAACTGCCGCGCCTGCGCGAATGCACGCGCTGTCCCTGGCTGTTTCTCGACCATGGCCGGGGTCGCGGCCGGAGTTGGTGCCGCATGTCGACCTGCGGCAACCGGGCCAAGGCCGAACGCTACAGGGCATCGCGGGTCTAG
- a CDS encoding cupin domain-containing protein, translated as MTDRTHPSSPPGLAIPADDPSRVLTVADPDGADRPHVSVAGGTYTILVSGAQTAGRYCLIDMLVPAGGGPPPHRHDFEEMFTLLEGELEFAFRGKSQTVRAGSTVNVPANAPHAFRNVSGETAHMLCMCTPAGQDEFFLAAGFPVASRTSPPPQPTPEQRAEKAKLIETLLPKYRTEMVRA; from the coding sequence ATGACCGATCGCACCCATCCAAGCTCGCCGCCGGGCCTCGCCATCCCGGCCGATGACCCCAGCCGCGTGTTGACCGTCGCCGATCCCGACGGCGCCGACAGGCCCCACGTCTCGGTCGCCGGCGGCACCTACACGATCCTGGTATCGGGCGCCCAGACCGCCGGCCGCTATTGCCTGATCGACATGCTCGTGCCCGCCGGCGGCGGGCCGCCGCCGCACCGCCACGACTTCGAGGAAATGTTCACCCTGCTCGAAGGCGAGCTGGAATTTGCCTTTCGCGGCAAGTCGCAGACCGTGCGCGCGGGCTCGACCGTCAATGTGCCGGCCAATGCCCCGCATGCCTTCAGGAACGTGTCGGGCGAGACGGCCCATATGCTCTGCATGTGCACGCCGGCGGGACAGGACGAATTCTTCCTGGCGGCCGGTTTTCCCGTGGCAAGCCGGACATCGCCGCCCCCGCAGCCGACCCCGGAACAGCGCGCCGAGAAGGCCAAGCTTATCGAAACGCTCCTGCCGAAATACCGGACCGAAATGGTGAGGGCGTGA
- a CDS encoding TetR/AcrR family transcriptional regulator: MAEEIAGRGDLIKALELMWGRAAPRRRGPKAKVEMRDLVAAAVHIADTEGITAVSTRRVAEAVGISPMSFYTHIPDKAVLLDLMLDAVAAPAEGHDRRSSFDPAQWRANIGFVAREFRTFLLRHPWVLQVSTHRPGVGPNTIRSYDHFLAAFDGLGLDEVEMDLSVTMIAHYVHGAVRDVARARMVKAETGMSDEEWWHTIAPFLETVDFSAYPTANRVGPVVGELYGLGDPEQAFAFGLERLLDGIGVLIARKNASPG; encoded by the coding sequence ATGGCCGAAGAAATCGCCGGCCGCGGCGACCTCATCAAGGCATTGGAACTGATGTGGGGCCGTGCGGCGCCCCGCCGCCGCGGGCCGAAGGCCAAGGTGGAGATGCGCGATCTCGTCGCCGCGGCCGTCCACATCGCCGATACCGAGGGGATCACGGCCGTCTCCACCCGGCGGGTCGCCGAGGCGGTGGGCATCTCGCCCATGAGCTTCTACACGCATATTCCCGACAAGGCGGTGTTGCTCGACCTCATGCTCGACGCGGTGGCGGCCCCCGCCGAAGGCCATGATCGCCGGTCAAGCTTCGATCCGGCGCAGTGGCGCGCCAATATCGGCTTCGTCGCCCGCGAATTCCGCACCTTCCTGCTGCGCCATCCCTGGGTGCTGCAGGTCAGCACGCATCGGCCGGGGGTGGGCCCCAATACCATCCGGTCCTACGACCATTTCCTCGCCGCCTTCGACGGGCTGGGGCTCGACGAGGTGGAGATGGACCTCTCGGTCACCATGATCGCGCATTATGTGCATGGCGCGGTGCGCGACGTGGCCCGCGCCCGCATGGTCAAGGCGGAGACCGGGATGAGCGACGAGGAGTGGTGGCACACCATCGCCCCCTTCCTCGAAACGGTCGATTTTTCGGCCTATCCGACCGCCAACCGGGTCGGGCCGGTGGTTGGCGAACTCTATGGCCTGGGCGACCCGGAACAGGCATTCGCCTTCGGCCTCGAGCGCCTGCTCGACGGCATCGGCGTGCTGATCGCGCGGAAGAATGCGAGCCCAGGTTAA
- a CDS encoding ABC transporter permease: MSFITDTSISFRREIGPTLRSWYYIVFGLAQPLLYLGLFVPLLGDVPGPDGASPLQWFVPGMVVMLVLFSTVSCGWALTEELMRGSFERFLATPMSRPGIMVGRSLKELTPLVVQAVVLIGVAAPFGLVLHVPPMIMGLVLLMVFGVGVASLSYALAMASKDNGSLFYLVSHSVALPMMLLGGVLLPMSTAPQWLYLASRFNPLTYLVEAERALFMGEVMTPAVLHGALVAAGVAVVGLAVGVSQIRKASL, encoded by the coding sequence ATGTCCTTCATCACCGATACGTCCATCTCGTTCCGCCGCGAGATCGGCCCGACCTTGCGGAGCTGGTACTACATCGTCTTCGGCCTGGCGCAGCCGCTGCTTTATCTCGGGCTGTTCGTGCCGCTGCTGGGCGACGTGCCCGGCCCGGACGGCGCCAGCCCCCTGCAATGGTTCGTGCCCGGCATGGTGGTCATGCTGGTGCTGTTCAGCACCGTGTCCTGCGGCTGGGCGCTGACCGAAGAACTGATGCGCGGCAGTTTCGAGCGGTTCCTGGCCACCCCGATGAGTCGGCCCGGCATCATGGTCGGGCGGTCGCTGAAGGAGCTCACCCCGCTCGTGGTGCAGGCGGTGGTCCTGATCGGGGTTGCGGCGCCGTTCGGCCTCGTGCTCCATGTGCCGCCCATGATCATGGGTCTCGTCCTTCTGATGGTGTTTGGCGTCGGGGTGGCATCGCTGTCCTATGCCCTGGCCATGGCCAGCAAGGATAATGGCAGCCTGTTCTATCTGGTCAGCCACTCGGTCGCCCTGCCGATGATGCTGCTCGGCGGCGTGCTCTTGCCGATGAGCACCGCACCGCAATGGCTCTATCTCGCCAGCCGCTTCAACCCGCTGACCTATCTGGTCGAGGCCGAGCGGGCGCTGTTCATGGGCGAGGTGATGACGCCGGCGGTGCTCCACGGCGCGCTGGTCGCCGCCGGTGTGGCCGTGGTCGGGCTGGCGGTCGGGGTCAGCCAGATCAGGAAGGCCTCGCTGTAG
- a CDS encoding alpha/beta fold hydrolase: MLTLDRRFRFRGQSVAWGSMGDGPPLVMIHGTPFSAQVWRRIAPLAASRRRVFVFDLLGYGQSEQGDGQDVSPAVQTVLFAALLREWGLETPEILAHDFGGMTALRAHYLHACRYHRLTLVNPVALPPSGSPFFRHVAAHEQAFAGLPDYAHDALLRVYIQGAARDPLTDEAMAIYMAPWQGETGRPAFYRQVAQMNDRYLEDIEPSYGPMDWPVEILWGEQDRWIPIAQGERLASKLTGGALTGVPDAGHLVQEDAPEAIVAALFKGL, translated from the coding sequence ATGCTGACACTCGACCGCCGTTTCAGGTTCCGCGGCCAAAGCGTCGCCTGGGGCAGCATGGGCGACGGGCCGCCGCTCGTCATGATCCATGGCACGCCGTTTTCCGCGCAGGTATGGCGTCGGATCGCGCCGCTGGCGGCGAGCCGGCGGCGCGTCTTCGTCTTCGATCTCCTGGGCTACGGACAATCGGAGCAGGGCGATGGCCAGGACGTTTCGCCGGCCGTCCAGACCGTGCTCTTCGCCGCCTTGTTGCGCGAATGGGGCCTCGAAACCCCTGAGATCCTGGCGCATGATTTCGGCGGCATGACCGCGCTGCGGGCGCATTACCTCCACGCCTGCCGTTATCACCGTCTGACCCTGGTGAACCCCGTGGCGCTGCCGCCGTCCGGTTCACCGTTCTTCCGCCACGTCGCCGCGCATGAGCAGGCCTTCGCCGGCCTGCCGGACTATGCCCATGACGCCTTGCTGCGGGTCTATATTCAAGGGGCTGCCCGCGATCCGCTGACCGACGAGGCGATGGCGATCTACATGGCGCCATGGCAGGGCGAGACCGGCCGGCCGGCCTTCTATCGCCAGGTCGCGCAGATGAACGACCGCTATCTCGAAGACATCGAGCCCTCTTACGGACCGATGGATTGGCCGGTCGAGATCCTCTGGGGTGAACAGGACCGCTGGATTCCCATCGCTCAGGGCGAGCGCTTGGCGTCGAAGCTGACCGGCGGCGCGCTGACCGGGGTCCCCGATGCCGGGCATCTGGTCCAGGAGGACGCGCCGGAAGCCATCGTCGCCGCCTTGTTCAAGGGGCTGTGA
- a CDS encoding ATP-binding cassette domain-containing protein, with protein MIHARALTRNFKTKSGLVEAVRGLGLDVAEGELVAFLGPNGAGKSTAVRMLTTLLPLTAGSATVGGHDVASDPAGVRLKIGYVGQGTGSGPYHRVRDELVTQGRAQRMTSAAARARADELIGMLELDGLADRNCASLSGGQKRRLDVALGLMHTPPILFLDEPSTGLDPHSRANLWEHISRIRKQSGMTIFLTTHYLEEADTMAERVMVIDKGVMIADDTPARLKADLAGDTLHVSLLREDQTAAATAIARTLPAMRDAQVNGRAVAVTLRDGEAALPEFLRRLHQSGIETASARVDRPTLDDVFLGLTGRSLREAAVGAGMAVSRSS; from the coding sequence ATGATCCACGCCCGGGCCCTGACCCGCAATTTCAAGACGAAGTCCGGGCTGGTGGAGGCGGTGCGCGGCCTCGGCCTGGACGTGGCGGAAGGCGAGCTGGTGGCCTTTCTCGGACCCAACGGCGCGGGCAAATCCACCGCGGTGCGGATGCTGACGACGCTGCTGCCGCTGACCGCGGGCAGTGCCACTGTCGGCGGACATGACGTGGCGTCGGACCCCGCGGGCGTGCGCCTCAAGATCGGTTATGTCGGCCAGGGCACGGGTTCGGGCCCCTATCATCGGGTGCGCGACGAACTGGTGACGCAGGGGCGGGCCCAGCGCATGACCTCCGCCGCGGCCAGGGCACGCGCAGACGAGCTCATCGGCATGCTCGAGCTGGACGGGCTTGCCGACCGGAACTGCGCGTCGCTCTCGGGCGGGCAGAAGCGCCGGCTCGATGTGGCGCTCGGGCTGATGCACACGCCGCCAATCCTGTTCCTGGACGAGCCGTCGACCGGGCTGGACCCGCATTCGCGGGCCAATCTGTGGGAGCACATCAGCCGCATCCGCAAGCAGTCGGGGATGACGATCTTCCTGACGACCCACTACCTGGAGGAGGCCGACACCATGGCCGAGCGGGTCATGGTGATCGACAAGGGCGTGATGATCGCCGACGACACGCCGGCCCGCCTCAAAGCCGACCTCGCCGGCGACACCCTGCATGTCAGCCTGCTGCGCGAGGATCAGACCGCCGCCGCCACGGCGATCGCCCGGACCCTGCCGGCAATGCGCGACGCCCAGGTCAACGGCCGCGCCGTGGCCGTGACGCTGCGGGACGGGGAGGCGGCGCTGCCGGAATTCCTCCGTCGCCTCCACCAGTCCGGCATCGAAACGGCCAGCGCCCGGGTGGACCGGCCGACGCTGGACGACGTGTTCCTCGGCCTCACCGGCCGCTCCCTGAGGGAGGCCGCCGTCGGTGCCGGGATGGCCGTCTCCCGATCCTCGTGA
- the nuoK gene encoding NADH-quinone oxidoreductase subunit NuoK: MVPLWWPIVLGVVLFVIGAAGVLLRRNILVVLMSLELLLNSVNINFIAFGHYYGDLRGQIFAIFVIAITAAEVAVALGILVALVRNKSTLKVDDVTMMKG, encoded by the coding sequence ATGGTGCCGCTCTGGTGGCCTATCGTGCTGGGCGTGGTGCTGTTCGTGATCGGAGCGGCAGGCGTTTTGCTTCGGCGCAACATCCTGGTCGTGCTGATGTCGCTGGAGCTGCTGCTCAACTCGGTCAACATCAACTTCATCGCTTTCGGGCATTACTACGGCGACTTGCGCGGGCAGATCTTCGCGATCTTCGTCATCGCAATCACCGCGGCGGAGGTTGCCGTCGCACTCGGCATCTTGGTCGCCCTCGTGAGGAACAAATCCACTCTCAAGGTCGACGACGTAACCATGATGAAAGGATAG
- a CDS encoding Na(+)/H(+) antiporter subunit D, with amino-acid sequence MTDFVHPALLFILGALPIPFLNGSIRKAYLLLIPALAILAVLTMQSGSYGATRFIGQDILIAKVDKLSVVFAAVFTIMALIGMIYALHLRRAGQHVAAFVYVGSALGVVFAGDYLTLFLFWESMAFASAYLVFAQRSGPAIRAGFRYLMVHVSGGVVLLGGVMLHGLTTGSLLFGPIEGGMGVAAYLILAGFMLNAAVPPLNAWLTDAYPEATVTGAVFMSAFTTKTAVYVLARAFPGTELLVWLGTAMALYGVIYAVLENDCRRLLAYHIISQVGYMVAGIGIGTELAVNGATGHAFAHILYKALLFMGAGAVIYVTGRRKLTELGGLYRTMPLTVALYMIGAFAISAFPFYSGFVTKSMVVAAAGQDHRAWVVLALTMASSGTFLHTGLKLPYYMFFGKDQGLAAPEPPRNMLVAMAIAAILCIAIGVFPQPLYALLPHPVDFEPYTGVHVTESLGLLMFTALGFVLFLRALDPENTISIDTDWFYRKGARHFMWFAEKPLARYEKAVSDVSETVALPLLHRMARAGLRIDLNGVDAVVNGVARAILNGGGVLRRLQTGVVTHYALAMIAGVIAATAVFAVVWR; translated from the coding sequence ATGACTGACTTCGTCCATCCCGCCCTGCTGTTCATTCTGGGTGCGCTGCCGATCCCCTTCCTGAACGGATCGATCCGAAAGGCCTATCTGCTGCTGATTCCGGCGCTGGCGATCCTGGCCGTGCTCACGATGCAGTCGGGCAGCTACGGCGCGACGCGGTTCATCGGTCAGGACATCCTGATTGCCAAGGTCGACAAGCTGAGCGTCGTCTTCGCGGCCGTTTTCACCATCATGGCGCTGATCGGCATGATCTACGCGCTGCACCTGAGGCGCGCCGGCCAGCATGTGGCGGCCTTCGTCTACGTCGGCAGCGCCCTCGGTGTGGTCTTCGCCGGCGACTACCTGACCCTGTTCCTGTTCTGGGAAAGCATGGCGTTTGCCTCCGCCTATCTGGTCTTCGCCCAGCGCAGCGGTCCGGCGATCCGCGCCGGTTTCCGCTATCTGATGGTCCATGTCAGCGGCGGCGTCGTCCTGCTCGGCGGTGTCATGCTCCATGGGCTCACCACCGGTTCGCTGCTCTTCGGCCCGATCGAGGGGGGCATGGGCGTCGCCGCCTACCTGATCCTGGCCGGGTTCATGCTCAACGCCGCGGTGCCGCCGCTCAACGCCTGGCTGACCGACGCCTATCCGGAGGCAACCGTCACCGGGGCGGTGTTCATGAGCGCCTTCACCACCAAGACTGCCGTCTATGTGCTGGCGCGGGCGTTTCCGGGCACCGAACTTCTGGTCTGGCTCGGCACCGCGATGGCGCTTTACGGCGTCATCTATGCGGTGCTGGAGAACGACTGCCGGCGGCTGCTCGCCTATCACATCATCAGCCAGGTGGGCTACATGGTGGCGGGCATCGGCATCGGAACCGAGCTGGCGGTGAACGGGGCCACCGGCCATGCCTTCGCCCATATCCTCTACAAGGCGCTCCTCTTCATGGGGGCTGGCGCAGTGATCTACGTCACCGGGCGTCGCAAGCTCACCGAGCTCGGCGGGCTCTACCGGACCATGCCGCTGACGGTCGCGCTCTACATGATCGGCGCCTTCGCGATCTCGGCATTTCCGTTCTACTCGGGCTTCGTCACCAAGTCGATGGTGGTCGCCGCCGCCGGCCAGGATCACCGCGCGTGGGTGGTGCTGGCGCTGACCATGGCGTCGTCGGGGACGTTCCTGCACACCGGGCTCAAGCTCCCGTATTACATGTTCTTCGGCAAGGACCAGGGGCTGGCGGCGCCGGAGCCGCCCCGCAACATGCTGGTTGCGATGGCCATCGCGGCGATCCTCTGCATCGCGATCGGGGTGTTCCCCCAGCCGCTTTACGCGCTGCTGCCCCATCCGGTCGACTTCGAGCCCTATACCGGCGTCCATGTCACCGAGAGCCTCGGCCTGCTGATGTTCACCGCCTTGGGATTCGTGCTGTTCCTCAGGGCGCTCGATCCCGAGAACACGATCAGCATCGACACCGACTGGTTCTACCGCAAGGGCGCGCGGCATTTCATGTGGTTCGCCGAAAAGCCGCTGGCGCGCTACGAGAAGGCGGTGAGCGACGTGTCCGAGACCGTGGCGCTGCCCTTGCTGCACCGGATGGCACGGGCCGGTTTGCGGATCGATCTCAACGGTGTGGACGCCGTCGTCAACGGCGTCGCCCGGGCGATCCTTAACGGCGGCGGGGTGTTGCGGCGGCTCCAGACCGGCGTCGTGACCCATTACGCGCTGGCGATGATCGCCGGTGTGATCGCGGCCACCGCCGTGTTCGCCGTGGTGTGGCGGTAG
- a CDS encoding monovalent cation/H+ antiporter subunit D family protein, whose amino-acid sequence MEPVMSIRPLLAIAVAGLAALAVLLLNHREKLRDVVSPLAAFAMFAIIASMAPTVLAGGTVDLRLFEILPGIDFAFRVDALGMVFATVSSLLWIVAAIYSIGYMRHLNEHAQTRFFACFAASLAAAVGGAFAANLFTLVIFYEVLSLVTYPLVYHHEDEQGWTGSRKYLVYLMGASKSVLLAALALTYHMAGSLDFVAGGLLARVDAPAALLTVVYFCYLFGFAKAAVMPMHAWLPAAMVAPTPVSALLHAVAVVKMGVFCVLRVVFHVFGIGLMDSLGLGIATAYLVSFTILMASVYALTRDDLKARLAYSTVSQLSYIVLGAVLSSPVAMVGGIIHIAAHAFSKITLFFCAGSIYCASGKRNISDMAGIGRRLPWTMGAFFVASLSMIGTPPTAGFVSKWYLALGSLQAGEIAFLIVLLVSSVLNAAYFLPVSYVAFFGTEAADSPQTVREIPMVTIPLVATAILSVLMGIFPGYFLALAEGVVR is encoded by the coding sequence TTGGAACCGGTGATGTCGATCCGGCCGCTGCTTGCCATCGCGGTAGCAGGTCTGGCGGCACTTGCAGTTCTCCTTCTGAACCACCGCGAGAAACTCCGCGATGTCGTCTCGCCGTTGGCGGCGTTCGCCATGTTCGCGATCATCGCCTCGATGGCGCCCACGGTGCTGGCGGGCGGGACGGTCGATTTGCGCCTGTTCGAGATTCTGCCGGGGATCGACTTCGCGTTCCGGGTCGATGCGCTCGGCATGGTGTTTGCCACCGTCTCGTCGCTCTTATGGATCGTGGCGGCGATCTATTCCATCGGCTACATGCGGCATTTGAACGAGCACGCGCAGACCCGGTTCTTCGCCTGTTTCGCCGCCAGCCTTGCGGCGGCCGTCGGGGGCGCCTTCGCCGCCAATCTGTTCACGCTGGTGATCTTCTACGAAGTGCTCAGCCTGGTGACCTATCCGCTCGTCTATCACCATGAGGACGAACAGGGATGGACGGGCAGCCGCAAGTACCTCGTCTATTTGATGGGCGCGTCGAAAAGCGTGCTGCTCGCCGCGCTGGCGCTGACCTACCACATGGCCGGGTCGCTCGACTTCGTGGCAGGGGGGCTGCTGGCACGGGTCGATGCCCCGGCGGCGCTGCTGACGGTCGTCTATTTCTGCTATCTCTTCGGCTTCGCCAAGGCCGCGGTCATGCCGATGCACGCCTGGCTGCCCGCCGCGATGGTGGCGCCGACACCGGTCAGCGCGCTCTTGCACGCGGTGGCCGTGGTCAAGATGGGCGTATTCTGCGTGCTGCGGGTGGTGTTCCACGTCTTCGGCATCGGGCTGATGGACAGCCTGGGATTGGGCATTGCCACAGCCTATCTGGTCTCGTTCACGATCCTGATGGCCTCGGTCTACGCCCTGACGCGGGACGACCTGAAGGCGAGGCTCGCCTATTCGACGGTCAGCCAGCTCTCCTACATCGTCCTGGGTGCGGTCCTGTCGTCGCCGGTCGCGATGGTCGGCGGGATCATCCACATCGCAGCGCATGCCTTCTCCAAGATCACGCTGTTTTTCTGCGCCGGGTCGATCTATTGCGCATCCGGCAAGCGAAACATCAGCGACATGGCCGGCATCGGCCGCAGGCTGCCCTGGACGATGGGGGCGTTCTTCGTCGCCTCGCTCAGCATGATCGGGACGCCGCCGACCGCGGGCTTCGTCAGCAAGTGGTATCTGGCGCTGGGCTCGCTGCAGGCGGGCGAGATCGCGTTCCTGATCGTGCTCCTGGTGAGTTCGGTCCTCAACGCCGCCTATTTCCTGCCGGTCAGCTATGTCGCCTTTTTCGGGACGGAGGCGGCGGACAGCCCTCAGACGGTTCGTGAAATTCCGATGGTGACGATCCCGCTGGTCGCGACCGCCATCCTGTCGGTGCTGATGGGCATCTTCCCCGGCTATTTCCTCGCCCTGGCGGAAGGCGTGGTCAGATGA
- a CDS encoding SDR family NAD(P)-dependent oxidoreductase: MRRLEGKSVIITGAGSGIGRAAALLFTAEGARLIAVDRSEAVEDTVAEVRKAGGTAEAVIADAGSEPEVAAFIAKAVSAYGGLDAIWANAGISGGLVPLAEQTPEHWQEILRINLIGPFLAVKHAIPHMVRQRRGAIVCTASVAGLKSGASGHPYAASKAGVISLVQTTAYSLSGTGVRINAICPGLIETGMTKPIFDGAKERGSEDKIGQLNPLKRAGQPHELAAMGLFLVSDEASYVNGQAIPVDGGLTASMPYAGKPI; encoded by the coding sequence ATGCGCCGTCTCGAGGGGAAGTCAGTCATCATCACCGGCGCGGGCAGCGGTATCGGCCGCGCGGCGGCGCTGCTGTTTACCGCCGAAGGCGCCAGGCTGATCGCGGTGGATCGGAGCGAAGCGGTCGAGGACACCGTCGCGGAGGTCCGCAAGGCCGGCGGCACCGCGGAAGCGGTGATCGCCGATGCCGGCTCCGAGCCGGAGGTTGCCGCCTTCATCGCCAAGGCGGTCTCGGCCTATGGCGGGCTCGATGCCATCTGGGCCAATGCCGGTATCAGTGGCGGCCTGGTGCCGCTCGCCGAGCAGACGCCGGAACACTGGCAGGAGATCCTCAGGATCAACCTGATCGGGCCGTTCCTGGCAGTCAAACATGCGATCCCGCATATGGTCCGGCAACGCCGCGGCGCCATCGTCTGCACGGCCTCGGTCGCCGGCCTGAAATCCGGCGCCAGCGGCCATCCCTATGCGGCGAGCAAAGCCGGCGTCATCAGCCTGGTGCAGACAACAGCCTATTCGCTCTCCGGCACCGGCGTGCGCATCAATGCGATCTGCCCCGGCCTGATCGAGACCGGCATGACCAAGCCGATCTTCGACGGCGCGAAGGAACGCGGCAGCGAAGACAAGATCGGCCAGCTCAATCCGCTGAAACGGGCCGGCCAGCCCCATGAGCTCGCCGCCATGGGCCTGTTCCTGGTGAGCGACGAGGCTTCTTACGTGAACGGCCAGGCCATTCCCGTCGATGGCGGCCTCACCGCCTCGATGCCTTATGCCGGCAAGCCGATCTGA